A single window of Solenopsis invicta isolate M01_SB chromosome 3, UNIL_Sinv_3.0, whole genome shotgun sequence DNA harbors:
- the LOC105193154 gene encoding uncharacterized protein LOC105193154 isoform X4: MKGFGKTSLVGSTLKDAKLVKDLFSNKIYWINFSSKTLIDEEILIHLNALYYNVRNFQPESITPLEKDSLIQYLKYYFSRQENCKALLILDNVYDKKIIDTFDFKCKTIVLTADIEVVSHKKPIIIEMRDGFTEAETLGLFAKNLEMDVNDLPIEAKRIHEDCKGMPMLIDLFAGQFAEFKDDMRIHTDRWRYYLDSLRKKDATNTVMKKFLETQETIFDICIEQLRPDLRERYESLAIFREDVNITPKTLEIFWGQSIYQVEELMLDLCHKSLVAKKWNKDLKTYIYGVHDLLLCHLRKRTHAKLNQMHKSIITEYRKYCKNDFSKLPDDNYIYSYIGYHLEQGQLFEGFRLLYLNLDFIQAKLIHAGLNDVLLDLRKYRNYITLDKDEFERMVSDIERFLQKHASVIVEHKHKKCLDIIQIAMSYPHEGYIAQTAKILAVQRQKYLYLSHEKSRHHITPLMPLTDEISMNVCTSSFANDPDFILTGNTSGKIILWDSVRKQHKIFNGHKEDCSIKKIVVSTDGDCFLSLSNDGIIKLFSLITNEDNEIFDQYYMHVDSPRQKQTCYSSFFTNLDGQDDSLAKFWVENEIINDMAFGYEDKYIVACTDKTTIQIWDRYGKIVFTLRGKHQCIPKIAFTANASLLHVMDELKGAFVTYANCGKDYTTYRYLTCYNLQLKSTAEKIIFFHHIPNRDNSLMVITKKEAMYVKWGWDEVCAYNFIKQTKAYVDDDTVTYVCATITYDGEYIILADSAGFINVWDTYSGYQPIATYKSRVVCLDSVWLTDEGYHIICGNGQGILYRWKLPVRGSNELPKKCLFDAVVNSDDKMDIVVKESPSKKIIVSKGEDITTETEFIEGKILNLQLSANGNKVVCVTDNQRIQLFDTTTGDLYLDIEQIQFVKMVNLHNCDMVFCKWKDNMLKVWQQIWHSNSRIDTKVFKIDTKTAIKDVHIINDNYAITVTQTGIITIWHINFPWQLISQLNLSNSPLHISFSCLSYNQNYLAILNESYSLTLLCMSYKSEEAMSIKINKHLTHIFAQKTTYCDISKNEQYIAVGFESGQISIIDIQKKSEITRLIFHSNSIMQLCWAPATIGVPILLSLTSDEIIWWNVTLAKNTRTNTKNMRRSRMGISRSTSTPSFSTNDFGNLQISNSRSIDIGNLQDETSNGAVTNSVNSKTKYWQNKIGKDLEVPELLAVIELPPSRDPKVCISPDFTKYVMVDMYGSVNIFKLIGYDDSISNIG; encoded by the exons ATGAAAGGATTTGGAAAAACAAGTCTAGTTGGCAGTACTCTGAAGgatgcaaaattagtaaaagatttattttct aataagatCTACTGGATTAATTTTAGTTCTAAAACTTTAATTGatgaagaaatattaattcatttaaacgCACTCTACTATAATGTAAGGAATTTCCAACCAGAATCGATTACTCCATTGGAAAAAGATTCTCTCAtccaatatttgaaatattattttagtagaCAAGAAAACTGCAAAGCTTTATTGATTCTAGAtaatgtttatgataaaaaaattattgatacttTTGATTTCAAATGTAAAACTATAGTTCTTACTGCTGATATTGAGGTTGTATCTCATAAGAAACCTATCATAATAGAg ATGAGAGATGGATTTACGGAAGCAGAGACATTAGGCttatttgccaaaaatttgGAAATGGATGTGAACGATTTACCTATAGAAGCAAAAAGAATACATGAAGACTGTAAAGGAATGCCGATGCTTATAGATTTGTTTGCTGGGCAATTTGCAGAATTTAAAGACGACATGCGTATACATACTGATAGATGGAGATATTACTTAGACTCTTTAAGGAAAAAAGATGCAACAAATAC AGTAATGAAGAAATTTCTAGAAACACAAGAAACTATTTTTGATATATGTATTGAACAGTTAAGACCAGACTTGAGAGAACGTTACGAGAGCTTAGCTATTTTTCGTGAAGATGTTAATATAACTCCAAAG aCTCTAGAAATTTTTTGGGGACAAAGTATATATCAAGTTGAAGAACTGATGTTGGATTTGTGCCATAAATCACTTGTAGCCAAAAAGTGGAACAAGGATTTGAAAACTTATATTTATGGTGTGCATGATTTGCTGCTATGCCATCTTAGAAAACGAACTCACGCCAAATTGAATCAGATGCACAAGTCTATTATTACAGAGTAtcgcaaatattgcaaaaatgatttttcaaaacTGCCGGATGACAATTATATTTACTCGTATATTGGTTATCATTTGGAGCAAGGACAATTGTTCGAGGGATTTCggcttctttatttaaatttagatttcaTTCAAGCTAAATTAATACATGCGGGTTTGAATGATGTACTGCTAGATCTCAGAAAGTACAGAAACTACATCACGTTAGATAAAGACGAGTTTGAGAGGATGGTCTCTGATATAGAAAGATTTCTTCAAAAACATGCAAGCGTTATAGTAgaacataaacataaaaaatgctTAGATATTATTCAAATCGCAATGAGTTACCCACATGAAGGCTACATCGCGCAAACCGCGAAAATTCTAGCTGTACAAAGACAAAAGTACTTGTACCTATCTCATGAGAAAAGTCGGCATCATATAACACCATTGATGCCATTGACTGACGAAATATCAATGAACGTTTGTACATCATCCTTCGCAAATGATCCTGACTTTATCTTAACTGGAAATACATCGGGTAAAATAATTCTGTGGGATTCTGTACGCAAGCAGCATAAAATCTTTAATGGTCACAAAGAAGAttgttctattaaaaaaattgttgtatcTACGGATGGTGATTGTTTCTTATCCTTAAGCAATGACGGTATAATCAAGTTATTCTCTCTGATTACAAATGAGGACAATGAGATATTTGATCAGTATTACATGCACGTTGATAGCCCACGACAAAAACAAACATGTTATTCTTCCTTTTTTACAAACTTGGATGGTCAGGATGACAGCTTAGCAAAATTCTGGGTGGAAAATGAGATTATAAATGATATGGCTTTTGGTTACGAAGACAAATATATCGTTGCATGCACTGACAAAACAACGATTCAGATATGGGATCGATATGGAAAAATAGTATTCACCTTGAGAGGGAAACATCAGTGCATTCCGAAAATCGCCTTTACGGCGAATGCTTCTTTACTACACGTAATGGACGAGTTAAAGGGTGCTTTTGTCACGTACGCAAATTGTGGAAAAGACTACACTACTTATCGCTATCTCACCTGTTATAATCTACAATTGAAATCTACAGCTGAAAAAATCATCTTCTTTCATCATATACCCAACCGTGACAATTCATTGATGGTCATTACTAAGAAGGAAGCTATGTACGTAAAATGGGGATGGGATGAGGTTTGTGCGTACAATTTCATCAAGCAGACGAAAGCGTATGTCGATGATGATACAGTGACTTATGTATGTGCGACTATTACATACGACGGTGAATACATAATATTGGCTGATTCTGCGGGTTTTATAAATGTATGGGATACCTATTCTGGATATCAACCGATCGCGACTTACAAAAGTCGTGTCGTATGTTTGGATTCTGTTTGGTTGACAGACGAAGGTTATCATATTATATGTGGAAATGGACAAGGAATATTATATAGATGGAAACTTCCAGTACGAGGATCAAATGAATTACCgaagaaatgtttatttgacGCAGTTGTTAATTCTGATGACAAAATGGATATTGTAGTCAAAGAGAGTccttcaaaaaaaattatagtatcaAAGGGAGAAGATATAACAACAGAAACTGAATTTATAGAAGGAAAGATATTGAATTTGCAACTATCCGCCAATGGAAACAAGGTGGTATGTGTTACGGATAATCAACGAATTCAATTGTTTGACACAACAACTGGAGACCTTTATCTTGACATTGAACAAATCCAATTTGTGAAAATGGTCAATCTGCATAATTGTGACATGGTATTCTGCAAATGGAAAGACAATATGTTGAAG GTATGGCAACAAATATGGCACTCGAACTCAAGAATAGATACTAAAGTATTCAAAATCGATACTAAAACAGCCATTAAAGACGTTCACATCATAAATGACAATTATGCCATAACAGTAACGCAAACTGGCATAATAACAATATGGCATATTAACTTTCCTTGGCAACTGATAAGCCAATTAAACCTGTCTAATTCGCCTTTACATATTTCATTCAGCTGTTTAAGTTACAATCAAAATTACTTAGCGATTTTAAATGAATCGTACAGTTTAACTTTATTATGCATGTCCTACAAGTCAGAGGAAGCGAtgagtataaaaattaacaaacattTAACGCATATTTTTGCGCAAAAGACAACTTATTGTGATATTTCAAAGAATGAACAATATATTGCCGTTGGCTTTGAATCAGGACAAATTTCT ATTATCGATATACAGAAGAAATCGGAAATCACTCGATTAATTTTCCATTCGAATTCCATTATGCAATTGTGTTGGGCTCCAGCTACCATAGGCGTTCCAATTTTATTGTCATTGACAAGCGATGAAATAATTTGGTGGAATGTTACTCTAGCAAAAAACACGAGAACAAACACAAAGAATATGCGAAGAAGTCGGATGGGCATTAGCCGCAGTACAAGCACTCCTTCGTTCAGTACAAATGATTTTGGCAACCTACAAATATCTAACAGCCGAAGCATAGACATCGGTAATCTACAAGATGAAACATCGAATGGAGCCGTTACAAATAGTGTCAACAGTAAAACTAAATATTGGCAAAATAAAATAGGCAAAGATCTTGAAGTGCCAGAATTATTAGCGGTTATCGAATTACCACCGAGTCGTGATCCAAAAGTATGTATCTCTCCAGATTTCACTAAATATGTTATGGTTGACATGTACGGATCTgtcaatatatttaaactaattGGTTATGATGATTCTATCTCGAACATAggctaa
- the LOC105193154 gene encoding uncharacterized protein LOC105193154 isoform X3: MQFVRYITTVEQLKIALQQLIPAGYIALHGMKGFGKTSLVGSTLKDAKLVKDLFSNKIYWINFSSKTLIDEEILIHLNALYYNVRNFQPESITPLEKDSLIQYLKYYFSRQENCKALLILDNVYDKKIIDTFDFKCKTIVLTADIEVVSHKKPIIIEMRDGFTEAETLGLFAKNLEMDVNDLPIEAKRIHEDCKGMPMLIDLFAGQFAEFKDDMRIHTDRWRYYLDSLRKKDATNTVMKKFLETQETIFDICIEQLRPDLRERYESLAIFREDVNITPKTLEIFWGQSIYQVEELMLDLCHKSLVAKKWNKDLKTYIYGVHDLLLCHLRKRTHAKLNQMHKSIITEYRKYCKNDFSKLPDDNYIYSYIGYHLEQGQLFEGFRLLYLNLDFIQAKLIHAGLNDVLLDLRKYRNYITLDKDEFERMVSDIERFLQKHASVIVEHKHKKCLDIIQIAMSYPHEGYIAQTAKILAVQRQKYLYLSHEKSRHHITPLMPLTDEISMNVCTSSFANDPDFILTGNTSGKIILWDSVRKQHKIFNGHKEDCSIKKIVVSTDGDCFLSLSNDGIIKLFSLITNEDNEIFDQYYMHVDSPRQKQTCYSSFFTNLDGQDDSLAKFWVENEIINDMAFGYEDKYIVACTDKTTIQIWDRYGKIVFTLRGKHQCIPKIAFTANASLLHVMDELKGAFVTYANCGKDYTTYRYLTCYNLQLKSTAEKIIFFHHIPNRDNSLMVITKKEAMYVKWGWDEVCAYNFIKQTKAYVDDDTVTYVCATITYDGEYIILADSAGFINVWDTYSGYQPIATYKSRVVCLDSVWLTDEGYHIICGNGQGILYRWKLPVRGSNELPKKCLFDAVVNSDDKMDIVVKESPSKKIIVSKGEDITTETEFIEGKILNLQLSANGNKVVCVTDNQRIQLFDTTTGDLYLDIEQIQFVKMVNLHNCDMVFCKWKDNMLKVWQQIWHSNSRIDTKVFKIDTKTAIKDVHIINDNYAITVTQTGIITIWHINFPWQLISQLNLSNSPLHISFSCLSYNQNYLAILNESYSLTLLCMSYKSEEAMSIKINKHLTHIFAQKTTYCDISKNEQYIAVGFESGQISIIDIQKKSEITRLIFHSNSIMQLCWAPATIGVPILLSLTSDEIIWWNVTLAKNTRTNTKNMRRSRMGISRSTSTPSFSTNDFGNLQISNSRSIDIGNLQDETSNGAVTNSVNSKTKYWQNKIGKDLEVPELLAVIELPPSRDPKVCISPDFTKYVMVDMYGSVNIFKLIGYDDSISNIG; this comes from the exons ATGCAATTTGTTAGATATATTACCAcg GTTGAACAGTTAAAGATAGCTTTACAACAATTAATTCCAGCAGGATACATTGCGTTACATGGCATGAAAGGATTTGGAAAAACAAGTCTAGTTGGCAGTACTCTGAAGgatgcaaaattagtaaaagatttattttct aataagatCTACTGGATTAATTTTAGTTCTAAAACTTTAATTGatgaagaaatattaattcatttaaacgCACTCTACTATAATGTAAGGAATTTCCAACCAGAATCGATTACTCCATTGGAAAAAGATTCTCTCAtccaatatttgaaatattattttagtagaCAAGAAAACTGCAAAGCTTTATTGATTCTAGAtaatgtttatgataaaaaaattattgatacttTTGATTTCAAATGTAAAACTATAGTTCTTACTGCTGATATTGAGGTTGTATCTCATAAGAAACCTATCATAATAGAg ATGAGAGATGGATTTACGGAAGCAGAGACATTAGGCttatttgccaaaaatttgGAAATGGATGTGAACGATTTACCTATAGAAGCAAAAAGAATACATGAAGACTGTAAAGGAATGCCGATGCTTATAGATTTGTTTGCTGGGCAATTTGCAGAATTTAAAGACGACATGCGTATACATACTGATAGATGGAGATATTACTTAGACTCTTTAAGGAAAAAAGATGCAACAAATAC AGTAATGAAGAAATTTCTAGAAACACAAGAAACTATTTTTGATATATGTATTGAACAGTTAAGACCAGACTTGAGAGAACGTTACGAGAGCTTAGCTATTTTTCGTGAAGATGTTAATATAACTCCAAAG aCTCTAGAAATTTTTTGGGGACAAAGTATATATCAAGTTGAAGAACTGATGTTGGATTTGTGCCATAAATCACTTGTAGCCAAAAAGTGGAACAAGGATTTGAAAACTTATATTTATGGTGTGCATGATTTGCTGCTATGCCATCTTAGAAAACGAACTCACGCCAAATTGAATCAGATGCACAAGTCTATTATTACAGAGTAtcgcaaatattgcaaaaatgatttttcaaaacTGCCGGATGACAATTATATTTACTCGTATATTGGTTATCATTTGGAGCAAGGACAATTGTTCGAGGGATTTCggcttctttatttaaatttagatttcaTTCAAGCTAAATTAATACATGCGGGTTTGAATGATGTACTGCTAGATCTCAGAAAGTACAGAAACTACATCACGTTAGATAAAGACGAGTTTGAGAGGATGGTCTCTGATATAGAAAGATTTCTTCAAAAACATGCAAGCGTTATAGTAgaacataaacataaaaaatgctTAGATATTATTCAAATCGCAATGAGTTACCCACATGAAGGCTACATCGCGCAAACCGCGAAAATTCTAGCTGTACAAAGACAAAAGTACTTGTACCTATCTCATGAGAAAAGTCGGCATCATATAACACCATTGATGCCATTGACTGACGAAATATCAATGAACGTTTGTACATCATCCTTCGCAAATGATCCTGACTTTATCTTAACTGGAAATACATCGGGTAAAATAATTCTGTGGGATTCTGTACGCAAGCAGCATAAAATCTTTAATGGTCACAAAGAAGAttgttctattaaaaaaattgttgtatcTACGGATGGTGATTGTTTCTTATCCTTAAGCAATGACGGTATAATCAAGTTATTCTCTCTGATTACAAATGAGGACAATGAGATATTTGATCAGTATTACATGCACGTTGATAGCCCACGACAAAAACAAACATGTTATTCTTCCTTTTTTACAAACTTGGATGGTCAGGATGACAGCTTAGCAAAATTCTGGGTGGAAAATGAGATTATAAATGATATGGCTTTTGGTTACGAAGACAAATATATCGTTGCATGCACTGACAAAACAACGATTCAGATATGGGATCGATATGGAAAAATAGTATTCACCTTGAGAGGGAAACATCAGTGCATTCCGAAAATCGCCTTTACGGCGAATGCTTCTTTACTACACGTAATGGACGAGTTAAAGGGTGCTTTTGTCACGTACGCAAATTGTGGAAAAGACTACACTACTTATCGCTATCTCACCTGTTATAATCTACAATTGAAATCTACAGCTGAAAAAATCATCTTCTTTCATCATATACCCAACCGTGACAATTCATTGATGGTCATTACTAAGAAGGAAGCTATGTACGTAAAATGGGGATGGGATGAGGTTTGTGCGTACAATTTCATCAAGCAGACGAAAGCGTATGTCGATGATGATACAGTGACTTATGTATGTGCGACTATTACATACGACGGTGAATACATAATATTGGCTGATTCTGCGGGTTTTATAAATGTATGGGATACCTATTCTGGATATCAACCGATCGCGACTTACAAAAGTCGTGTCGTATGTTTGGATTCTGTTTGGTTGACAGACGAAGGTTATCATATTATATGTGGAAATGGACAAGGAATATTATATAGATGGAAACTTCCAGTACGAGGATCAAATGAATTACCgaagaaatgtttatttgacGCAGTTGTTAATTCTGATGACAAAATGGATATTGTAGTCAAAGAGAGTccttcaaaaaaaattatagtatcaAAGGGAGAAGATATAACAACAGAAACTGAATTTATAGAAGGAAAGATATTGAATTTGCAACTATCCGCCAATGGAAACAAGGTGGTATGTGTTACGGATAATCAACGAATTCAATTGTTTGACACAACAACTGGAGACCTTTATCTTGACATTGAACAAATCCAATTTGTGAAAATGGTCAATCTGCATAATTGTGACATGGTATTCTGCAAATGGAAAGACAATATGTTGAAG GTATGGCAACAAATATGGCACTCGAACTCAAGAATAGATACTAAAGTATTCAAAATCGATACTAAAACAGCCATTAAAGACGTTCACATCATAAATGACAATTATGCCATAACAGTAACGCAAACTGGCATAATAACAATATGGCATATTAACTTTCCTTGGCAACTGATAAGCCAATTAAACCTGTCTAATTCGCCTTTACATATTTCATTCAGCTGTTTAAGTTACAATCAAAATTACTTAGCGATTTTAAATGAATCGTACAGTTTAACTTTATTATGCATGTCCTACAAGTCAGAGGAAGCGAtgagtataaaaattaacaaacattTAACGCATATTTTTGCGCAAAAGACAACTTATTGTGATATTTCAAAGAATGAACAATATATTGCCGTTGGCTTTGAATCAGGACAAATTTCT ATTATCGATATACAGAAGAAATCGGAAATCACTCGATTAATTTTCCATTCGAATTCCATTATGCAATTGTGTTGGGCTCCAGCTACCATAGGCGTTCCAATTTTATTGTCATTGACAAGCGATGAAATAATTTGGTGGAATGTTACTCTAGCAAAAAACACGAGAACAAACACAAAGAATATGCGAAGAAGTCGGATGGGCATTAGCCGCAGTACAAGCACTCCTTCGTTCAGTACAAATGATTTTGGCAACCTACAAATATCTAACAGCCGAAGCATAGACATCGGTAATCTACAAGATGAAACATCGAATGGAGCCGTTACAAATAGTGTCAACAGTAAAACTAAATATTGGCAAAATAAAATAGGCAAAGATCTTGAAGTGCCAGAATTATTAGCGGTTATCGAATTACCACCGAGTCGTGATCCAAAAGTATGTATCTCTCCAGATTTCACTAAATATGTTATGGTTGACATGTACGGATCTgtcaatatatttaaactaattGGTTATGATGATTCTATCTCGAACATAggctaa